The following coding sequences lie in one uncultured Mailhella sp. genomic window:
- a CDS encoding class I SAM-dependent DNA methyltransferase, with amino-acid sequence MSPCPFRQANTNSIQEQPMITGAVKNKVDKIWLDIFSAGLANPLTVIEQLTYLMFIRALDVKELENESYEALGMKVKKIFPQTPFGQSMRWSKFKNKNAQYMFDVISQRVFPAIKEMKGGKLPDFDEKTGTFIHLPDSNNDTAQTAFAHFMKDAVFLMPTPQVLEKVVTGLEELYEHDIAGLDMQGDLYEYMLGKLSTAGRNGQFRTPKHIRDMMVALLRPTPDDVICDPACGTAGFLISAAEYIRTHYESTMTTKQWEHFAGPAFTGYDTDPTMLRISAMNLMLHSIHHPDIRYRDSVSKENNVNAAFTMCLANPPFKGSIDAESISDSLKAVTSTKKTELLFLALFLRMLKKGGQCACIVPDGVLFGSSKAHQSIRKELVEHHQLRAVISMPSGVFRPYAGVSTAVLIFTKTAAGGTDNVWFYDMQADGFSLDDKRAPVEQNDIPDILARFADLEKEKDRARTEQSFFVPKEEIVANGYDLSINKYKQVEYAPVEYPSTQELMTELHELEMQISEGLAELEEML; translated from the coding sequence ATGAGTCCCTGCCCGTTCCGGCAGGCCAACACCAACAGCATTCAGGAGCAGCCCATGATTACGGGTGCCGTAAAAAATAAAGTCGATAAAATCTGGCTCGACATCTTTTCCGCGGGTCTGGCCAATCCGCTCACCGTCATTGAACAGCTGACATACCTTATGTTCATCCGCGCGCTGGATGTCAAAGAGCTGGAAAACGAAAGTTATGAAGCGCTCGGCATGAAGGTCAAAAAAATCTTCCCGCAGACGCCCTTCGGCCAGTCCATGCGCTGGAGCAAGTTCAAAAACAAAAACGCTCAGTACATGTTCGACGTCATTTCTCAGCGCGTTTTTCCGGCCATCAAGGAAATGAAGGGCGGAAAACTGCCGGACTTCGACGAGAAAACAGGCACCTTCATTCACCTGCCCGACAGTAACAACGACACGGCACAGACGGCCTTTGCTCATTTCATGAAGGACGCCGTGTTTCTCATGCCCACGCCGCAGGTGCTGGAAAAGGTGGTCACCGGGCTGGAAGAACTGTATGAACACGACATTGCCGGACTCGACATGCAGGGCGACCTGTACGAGTATATGCTCGGCAAGCTCTCCACCGCGGGCCGCAACGGGCAGTTCCGCACGCCCAAGCACATCCGCGACATGATGGTCGCCCTTCTGCGCCCCACGCCCGACGACGTCATCTGCGACCCGGCCTGCGGCACGGCGGGATTTCTCATTTCCGCCGCCGAATACATCCGCACGCACTACGAAAGCACCATGACCACGAAGCAGTGGGAACATTTTGCCGGGCCCGCCTTCACCGGCTACGACACCGACCCCACCATGCTGCGCATTTCGGCCATGAATCTCATGCTTCACTCCATACATCACCCGGATATCCGCTACCGGGACAGCGTATCCAAGGAAAACAACGTGAACGCCGCGTTCACCATGTGCCTTGCGAATCCGCCGTTCAAGGGCAGCATCGACGCCGAGAGCATCAGCGATTCTCTGAAAGCCGTGACCAGCACCAAAAAGACGGAACTGCTGTTTCTCGCGCTTTTTCTGCGCATGCTGAAAAAGGGCGGACAATGCGCCTGCATCGTGCCCGACGGCGTGCTCTTCGGCAGCAGCAAAGCGCATCAGTCCATACGCAAAGAACTGGTAGAGCATCATCAGCTTCGGGCCGTCATCTCCATGCCCTCCGGCGTATTCAGGCCGTATGCGGGCGTCTCCACCGCCGTGCTCATCTTCACCAAAACTGCGGCAGGCGGCACGGATAATGTCTGGTTCTACGACATGCAGGCCGACGGCTTTTCTCTGGACGACAAGCGCGCTCCCGTGGAGCAGAACGACATTCCCGACATCCTCGCCCGCTTTGCCGATCTGGAAAAGGAAAAGGACCGCGCCCGCACGGAACAGTCCTTCTTTGTTCCCAAGGAGGAAATCGTGGCCAACGGCTACGATCTTTCCATAAATAAATACAAGCAGGTGGAATATGCTCCGGTGGAATATCCTTCCACGCAGGAACTGATGACCGAGCTGCACGAACTGGAAATGCAGATTTCCGAAGGTCTGGCCGAACTGGAGGAGATGCTGTGA
- a CDS encoding autotransporter outer membrane beta-barrel domain-containing protein, producing the protein MTQFRRKRFSGIGRPALRPAWAGLLLAALLAGAPARAADLTGSGSASVVSGDSYAYVYGTRSQGGDAVANDSLVNVSGGAVSMDLYGGSALSRNGSAEAMNNSVTVSGGLTGFNDNIYGGYARSYTSGVMADGNSVTLEGSLRFGPWVQVFGGYARMSGGSGSVEALDNHVSVGGSAALNFVVGGEAYAESSAQGVSLAAGNTVSLNGGSAALMYGGYAVAQGDATAKNNVISVNGGSFGDVVGGEVHSYTGKALAEGNVVTISGGEGSSTVVGASVQSDSGSAEASDNTVSVFNASVAGSVSGAFAPESSVPASLVGNRVVIGSGATVEGDAVGGAVTGSTPGSRADSNIVAVVDGGSVAGDVIGGLVEAEDSSASYNTVLVRNASVGGSIYGGDAGAGSAATHNSVIIGTGADLSADAALYGGWIGGAPVAAAGSGNTLFVDSWQGSVARAAGFENLHFVLPSPGVPVDVPMLTVTDAQEGDFAGSTVTAQLPDVITGGRAYLGETFTLISDAGGAVGQASAGRLVSLLQGYAAYFDGVLENTGTAVQLRLEEVRMNPRIAALTEARAAASGLLNQGGDLAADTGMRHAREAADSEEDEEWHPFAAVYGGAARHHTGSRADTEGFSGMTGLTGSFRSGSGRVLAGGFFEFGRAHLDTFNGFASGDVNGRGNSQYTGAGVLLRYDVETGPLAGLYAEGVGRLGNVDTQWHSDDLRDNMDRPADYDLSTPYYGAHVGLGHVLSLADVVNVDTYGKFFWTHQGGDRADMNGEIVNFDDVDSRRLRLGVRFDLTAFESMKPYVGAAWEHEYSGTARAVARDFSIPDASLEGDSGVFELGLAVEPSSRPLTLDLALVGSAGERDSLGGHLSVLYRF; encoded by the coding sequence ATGACTCAGTTCAGGCGGAAGCGTTTTTCGGGCATCGGAAGACCGGCGTTGCGGCCGGCATGGGCAGGATTGCTGCTGGCGGCGCTGCTTGCGGGCGCGCCGGCCCGGGCGGCCGATCTGACGGGAAGCGGCAGCGCTTCCGTTGTTTCCGGCGATTCCTACGCCTACGTGTACGGCACTCGTTCCCAAGGCGGCGACGCCGTGGCGAACGACAGCCTGGTGAACGTGTCCGGCGGCGCGGTGTCCATGGATCTGTACGGAGGTTCGGCCCTGAGCCGCAACGGTTCGGCCGAGGCCATGAACAACAGCGTGACGGTCAGCGGCGGCCTGACGGGCTTCAACGACAACATTTACGGCGGCTACGCCCGAAGCTACACCAGCGGCGTGATGGCGGACGGCAACAGCGTGACGCTGGAAGGTTCGCTTCGTTTCGGGCCGTGGGTGCAGGTCTTCGGCGGCTATGCCAGAATGTCCGGCGGCAGCGGCTCCGTGGAGGCGCTGGACAATCATGTGAGCGTCGGGGGCAGCGCAGCGCTCAATTTCGTCGTGGGCGGCGAGGCCTACGCGGAAAGTTCCGCGCAGGGCGTGTCGCTGGCCGCAGGCAATACGGTGAGCCTCAACGGCGGATCCGCCGCCCTGATGTACGGCGGCTATGCCGTGGCGCAGGGCGATGCAACGGCGAAAAACAACGTCATTTCCGTGAACGGCGGTTCGTTCGGCGACGTCGTGGGCGGCGAGGTTCACAGCTACACGGGAAAGGCGCTGGCCGAAGGCAACGTCGTCACGATCTCCGGAGGCGAAGGCTCGTCCACGGTGGTGGGCGCGTCGGTGCAGAGTGATTCTGGATCGGCCGAGGCTTCGGACAACACGGTGAGCGTGTTCAACGCTTCCGTGGCGGGCAGCGTGAGCGGCGCGTTTGCGCCGGAAAGCAGCGTTCCGGCCTCGCTTGTCGGCAACCGCGTGGTCATAGGCTCGGGCGCAACGGTGGAGGGCGACGCGGTCGGCGGCGCGGTGACGGGTTCCACGCCGGGCAGCCGCGCGGATTCCAACATCGTGGCCGTGGTGGACGGCGGAAGCGTGGCCGGCGACGTGATCGGCGGTCTGGTTGAGGCGGAAGATTCCTCGGCGAGCTACAACACAGTGCTGGTGCGCAACGCTTCGGTGGGCGGCAGCATTTACGGCGGCGATGCGGGTGCGGGAAGCGCGGCGACGCACAATTCCGTTATTATAGGAACGGGCGCGGACCTTTCCGCGGACGCCGCGCTCTACGGCGGCTGGATTGGCGGCGCGCCCGTGGCGGCGGCCGGAAGCGGCAACACGCTTTTTGTGGACAGCTGGCAGGGCAGCGTGGCGAGGGCGGCAGGCTTTGAAAATCTGCACTTCGTGCTCCCCTCGCCGGGGGTTCCGGTGGACGTGCCCATGCTCACCGTGACCGATGCGCAGGAAGGCGATTTTGCCGGTTCCACGGTGACGGCGCAGCTTCCCGACGTCATTACCGGGGGGCGTGCCTATCTGGGCGAGACGTTCACGCTCATCAGCGACGCCGGAGGAGCCGTGGGACAGGCGTCCGCCGGGAGGCTGGTGAGCCTTCTGCAGGGCTACGCCGCCTATTTTGACGGCGTGCTTGAGAACACGGGCACGGCGGTGCAGCTACGCCTGGAGGAAGTGCGCATGAATCCCCGCATTGCGGCGCTTACGGAAGCCCGGGCCGCGGCGTCGGGACTGCTCAATCAGGGCGGCGATCTTGCGGCGGACACGGGCATGCGTCATGCCCGCGAGGCGGCGGACAGCGAAGAAGACGAAGAGTGGCATCCGTTTGCGGCCGTGTACGGCGGCGCGGCGCGGCATCACACGGGCTCCAGAGCAGACACAGAAGGCTTTTCCGGTATGACCGGCCTGACGGGAAGCTTCCGTTCCGGGAGCGGACGCGTGCTCGCGGGCGGATTTTTTGAATTCGGCAGGGCGCATCTGGACACGTTCAACGGTTTTGCTTCCGGCGACGTCAACGGTCGGGGCAACAGTCAGTACACGGGCGCGGGCGTGCTGCTTCGATACGACGTGGAAACCGGGCCTCTGGCCGGACTGTACGCGGAGGGCGTGGGACGCCTCGGCAACGTGGACACTCAGTGGCACAGCGACGATCTTCGGGACAACATGGACCGTCCGGCGGACTACGATCTTTCCACGCCGTACTATGGGGCGCATGTGGGCCTGGGGCATGTGCTGTCGCTGGCCGACGTCGTGAACGTGGATACCTACGGCAAGTTCTTCTGGACGCATCAGGGCGGCGATCGCGCGGACATGAACGGGGAAATCGTGAACTTCGACGACGTGGATTCCCGGCGTCTGCGCCTCGGCGTGCGCTTTGATCTGACGGCGTTTGAGAGCATGAAGCCCTACGTCGGCGCAGCCTGGGAGCATGAATACAGCGGCACGGCGCGCGCCGTGGCCCGGGATTTTTCCATTCCCGACGCGTCGCTAGAGGGCGACAGCGGCGTGTTTGAGCTGGGGCTCGCTGTGGAGCCTTCGTCCCGGCCGCTGACGCTGGATCTTGCGCTTGTGGGAAGCGCGGGCGAGCGGGATAGTCTGGGCGGACACCTCAGCGTGCTCTACCGCTTCTGA
- the rpmG gene encoding 50S ribosomal protein L33, whose translation MRVNILLACTECKRRNYATVKNKKNTTGRLEVMKYCPWDKKHTTHREAK comes from the coding sequence ATGCGCGTGAACATCCTGCTCGCTTGCACGGAATGCAAGCGCCGCAACTACGCCACGGTTAAGAACAAGAAGAACACTACCGGTCGTCTTGAAGTCATGAAGTACTGCCCCTGGGACAAGAAACATACGACTCATCGCGAAGCGAAGTAG
- a CDS encoding restriction endonuclease subunit S produces MTTIEDVFDLIRNGVSIKQHPEKSGFPITRIETISNRVVDRTRMGYAGITDISKYKDYILQDEDILMSHINSIQHLGKAAIYKKIGNEKIIHGMNLLCLRPKKDKIHSSFALYYFLSDDFHRKIASITKPSVNQASFTISALKKLSFPSFSISEQQKIASKFDAIGQIVVLREQQLSKLDQLVKSRFIEMFGKIESNSSSWNMVKLNQVIKSCEAGWSGSGIQRQKQENEVAVLKVSSVTKGYFDFHEYKVLNDQKNIKKYIYPQKNDLIFSRANTRELVGATAIIDKDYPKFILPDKLWRIKLNNNINIYYIKYILSDNFYRKKISSISTGTSGSMFNVSMEKFKSLDLPLPPLPLQEQFAEFVQQVDEVKSPVKQSLEKLETLKKSLMQEYFG; encoded by the coding sequence ATGACAACAATTGAGGATGTTTTTGACCTTATTAGAAATGGAGTCTCCATAAAACAACATCCTGAAAAGTCAGGTTTTCCTATTACCCGCATTGAAACAATTTCAAATAGAGTTGTTGACAGAACAAGAATGGGATATGCAGGAATAACGGATATTTCTAAATATAAAGATTATATTCTGCAAGATGAAGATATATTAATGTCTCATATTAATAGTATACAGCATCTTGGAAAAGCTGCTATATATAAAAAAATAGGCAATGAAAAGATTATTCATGGAATGAATCTTCTTTGCCTTCGTCCTAAAAAGGATAAAATACATAGTTCATTTGCTTTATACTATTTTTTATCTGATGACTTCCATCGTAAAATAGCAAGTATTACGAAACCATCTGTAAACCAAGCCAGCTTTACCATATCTGCACTAAAAAAATTATCTTTCCCTTCATTTTCTATTTCAGAACAACAAAAAATTGCTTCCAAATTTGATGCTATTGGACAAATAGTTGTACTTCGTGAACAGCAGCTCTCCAAACTCGACCAGCTCGTCAAATCCCGATTTATTGAGATGTTTGGAAAAATAGAAAGTAATAGTTCCTCTTGGAATATGGTAAAATTAAATCAAGTTATAAAATCCTGTGAAGCTGGATGGAGTGGAAGCGGTATACAAAGACAAAAACAAGAAAATGAAGTTGCAGTTCTTAAAGTTAGTTCTGTTACAAAAGGATATTTTGATTTTCATGAATATAAAGTTTTAAACGATCAAAAAAATATAAAAAAATATATTTATCCACAAAAAAATGATTTAATATTTAGTCGTGCAAACACAAGAGAACTTGTTGGAGCAACAGCTATTATAGATAAAGATTACCCAAAATTTATACTACCTGACAAGTTATGGAGGATAAAATTAAATAATAATATTAATATATACTATATAAAATATATATTAAGTGATAATTTTTATAGAAAAAAAATTTCATCTATATCTACAGGAACAAGTGGATCAATGTTTAACGTTTCAATGGAGAAATTCAAGTCACTGGACCTTCCCCTCCCCCCTCTTCCTCTCCAAGAACAATTTGCCGAATTCGTCCAACAGGTCGACGAAGTAAAATCGCCCGTAAAGCAAAGCCTTGAAAAACTGGAAACGCTGAAAAAATCTCTGATGCAGGAGTATTTCGGATAA
- a CDS encoding Hsp20/alpha crystallin family protein, with protein sequence MPAFNRHDPLFGKNARNLMKTDVRETENAYELDIDLPGFKKDEVKIELDGGYLTISAAKGLDKDEENKKGQYLRRERYTGECSRSFYVGEALEPKDVSATFEDGILKLSFPKTPEKKEPEKKTIAIA encoded by the coding sequence ATGCCTGCCTTTAATCGTCATGATCCTCTGTTCGGCAAGAACGCAAGAAACCTCATGAAGACTGACGTGCGGGAAACGGAAAACGCCTACGAGCTCGATATTGATCTGCCCGGCTTCAAGAAGGACGAAGTGAAAATTGAACTGGACGGCGGTTACCTCACCATCAGTGCGGCCAAGGGGCTGGACAAGGATGAGGAAAACAAGAAGGGACAGTATCTGCGCCGCGAACGCTACACCGGCGAATGCAGCCGCAGCTTCTACGTCGGCGAAGCCCTTGAGCCCAAGGACGTTTCCGCTACCTTTGAAGACGGCATTCTGAAGCTCTCCTTCCCGAAGACTCCGGAAAAGAAGGAACCCGAAAAGAAGACCATCGCCATTGCCTGA
- the tuf gene encoding elongation factor Tu encodes MGKEKFDRSKPHVNIGTIGHIDHGKTTLTAAITKIAGLKGQGKFIAYDDIDKAPEEKERGITISTAHVEYETDKRHYAHVDCPGHADYIKNMITGAAQMDGAIIVVAATDGPMPQTREHILLARQVGVPYIIVFMNKCDQVDDPELLDLVEMEMRELLSANGFPGDDVPVIRGSALNALNCDDWQAPEAKCILDLLDACDTYIPDPVRETDKPFLMPIEDVFSISGRGTVVTGRVERGIVKVGDTVEIVGIRPTQTTTVTGVEMFRKLLDQGQAGDNIGALLRGIKREDVERGQVLAAPKSITPHTKFKSEVYVLSKDEGGRHTPFFSGYRPQFYFRTTDITGVIKLAEGVEMVMPGDNATFNVELIHPIAMAPGERFAIREGGHTVGSGVVTEILE; translated from the coding sequence ATGGGCAAGGAAAAATTTGATCGCTCTAAGCCGCATGTCAACATTGGCACCATCGGTCACATCGACCATGGCAAGACCACTCTGACTGCCGCCATCACCAAGATCGCCGGCCTCAAGGGCCAGGGCAAGTTCATCGCTTACGATGACATCGACAAGGCCCCCGAAGAAAAGGAACGCGGCATCACCATTTCTACCGCTCACGTTGAGTACGAGACCGACAAGCGTCACTACGCTCACGTTGACTGCCCCGGCCACGCCGACTACATCAAGAACATGATCACCGGTGCCGCTCAGATGGACGGCGCCATCATCGTGGTCGCCGCCACCGACGGTCCCATGCCCCAGACCCGTGAGCACATTCTGCTCGCCCGTCAGGTCGGCGTGCCCTACATCATCGTGTTCATGAACAAGTGCGACCAGGTCGACGATCCCGAACTGCTGGACCTCGTCGAAATGGAAATGCGCGAACTTCTGAGCGCCAACGGCTTCCCGGGCGACGACGTGCCGGTTATCCGCGGCTCCGCTCTGAACGCTCTGAACTGCGACGACTGGCAGGCTCCTGAAGCCAAGTGCATTCTCGATCTGCTCGACGCCTGCGATACCTACATTCCCGATCCCGTTCGCGAAACCGATAAGCCCTTCCTTATGCCTATCGAAGACGTGTTCTCCATCTCCGGCCGCGGCACCGTGGTGACCGGTCGTGTGGAACGCGGCATCGTGAAGGTCGGCGACACCGTGGAAATCGTGGGCATCCGTCCCACCCAGACCACCACTGTGACCGGCGTTGAAATGTTCCGCAAGCTGCTCGATCAGGGCCAGGCCGGTGACAACATCGGTGCTCTGCTCCGCGGCATCAAGCGTGAAGATGTGGAACGCGGCCAGGTTCTCGCCGCTCCCAAGTCCATCACCCCTCACACCAAGTTCAAGTCTGAAGTGTACGTTCTGAGCAAGGACGAAGGCGGCCGCCACACTCCCTTCTTCTCCGGCTACCGTCCTCAGTTCTATTTCCGCACCACCGACATCACCGGCGTCATCAAGCTGGCTGAAGGCGTGGAAATGGTCATGCCCGGCGACAACGCCACCTTCAACGTTGAACTCATCCATCCCATCGCCATGGCTCCCGGTGAACGCTTCGCTATCCGCGAAGGCGGCCACACCGTCGGTTCCGGCGTGGTGACTGAAATCCTGGAGTAA
- the rplA gene encoding 50S ribosomal protein L1 encodes MPTHGKKYRNSLEGVDLTQRFSVEDAVAKSLGASFAKFDETVDVALRLGVDPKYSDQMVRGAVSLPHGLGKTVRVAVFCKGDKQAEARAAGADVVGAEDLVAQIKGGWLEFDAAVAAPDVMALVGQVGRVLGPRGLMPNAKTGTVTFDVAKAVQELKAGRVDFKVDKAGVLHAPLGKVSFGPEKILGNLKALLDAVVRLKPSAAKGQYMLSMTVSTTMGPGFKVDMAQCKKFIEG; translated from the coding sequence ATGCCTACGCATGGAAAAAAATATCGCAATTCGCTGGAAGGCGTTGATCTGACCCAGCGTTTTTCCGTGGAGGACGCGGTTGCCAAGTCCCTTGGCGCTTCCTTCGCCAAATTTGATGAAACGGTTGACGTGGCCCTTCGTCTGGGCGTCGACCCCAAGTACTCCGACCAGATGGTCCGCGGTGCTGTTTCCCTTCCCCACGGCCTCGGCAAGACCGTTCGCGTGGCCGTGTTCTGCAAGGGCGACAAGCAGGCTGAAGCCCGCGCCGCCGGTGCCGACGTGGTCGGCGCTGAAGACCTCGTCGCCCAGATCAAGGGCGGCTGGCTGGAATTCGACGCCGCCGTCGCCGCTCCCGACGTCATGGCTCTCGTGGGTCAGGTCGGTCGTGTGCTCGGCCCCCGCGGCCTGATGCCCAACGCCAAGACCGGCACCGTCACCTTCGACGTTGCCAAGGCCGTTCAGGAACTGAAGGCCGGTCGCGTGGACTTCAAGGTTGACAAGGCCGGCGTGCTGCACGCCCCCCTCGGCAAGGTTTCCTTCGGACCTGAAAAGATCCTCGGCAACCTCAAGGCTCTGCTCGACGCGGTTGTGCGTCTGAAGCCTTCCGCCGCCAAGGGCCAGTACATGCTTTCCATGACCGTTTCCACCACCATGGGCCCCGGCTTCAAGGTCGACATGGCCCAGTGCAAGAAGTTCATCGAAGGCTAA
- the rplK gene encoding 50S ribosomal protein L11, whose product MAKKEVAKIKLQIPAGAANPSPPVGPALGQHGVNIMGFCKEFNARTQDQKGMIIPVIITVYADRSFTFITKTPPAPVLLMKAAKVEKGSGEPNRTKVGSVTMAQVEEIAKLKMPDLNCKDLEGAVRNIMGTARSMGLDVK is encoded by the coding sequence ATGGCCAAGAAAGAAGTTGCCAAGATCAAACTGCAGATTCCTGCTGGTGCTGCCAACCCCTCTCCGCCCGTTGGTCCCGCTCTGGGCCAGCACGGCGTGAACATCATGGGGTTCTGCAAGGAATTCAATGCTCGTACTCAGGATCAGAAGGGCATGATCATCCCCGTGATCATCACGGTGTATGCCGACCGCTCCTTCACCTTCATTACCAAGACGCCTCCGGCTCCCGTTCTGCTGATGAAGGCCGCCAAGGTTGAAAAGGGATCCGGCGAGCCCAACCGTACCAAGGTTGGTTCCGTCACCATGGCTCAGGTTGAGGAAATCGCCAAGCTGAAGATGCCCGACCTGAACTGCAAGGATCTCGAAGGCGCCGTGCGCAATATCATGGGCACCGCGCGCAGCATGGGACTGGACGTTAAGTAA
- the nusG gene encoding transcription termination/antitermination protein NusG — MAEQESITEIPVHSESAAAQDAGHWYILHTYSGFEQRVEQMIRELMRTGQDNGCIHDVVVPTERVIELGKGGQKRTTTRKFYPGYVMVRMTMTDLSWHLVQNIPKVTGFVGGKNRPAPMGPGEAERILSLMETRQEQPRPKFNFDRGDEVRVIDGPFGGFNGVVEEVNYDKGKLKVSVSIFGRQTPVELDFIQVTKG; from the coding sequence ATGGCTGAGCAAGAAAGCATCACCGAAATCCCTGTCCATTCTGAATCTGCCGCCGCTCAGGATGCCGGTCACTGGTACATCCTGCACACTTACTCCGGTTTTGAACAGAGAGTCGAGCAGATGATCCGGGAACTGATGCGCACCGGCCAGGACAACGGCTGCATCCACGATGTGGTCGTGCCCACCGAACGAGTCATCGAACTCGGCAAGGGCGGTCAGAAGCGCACTACCACCAGAAAATTCTATCCCGGATACGTCATGGTCCGCATGACGATGACCGACCTTTCCTGGCATCTGGTTCAGAATATCCCCAAAGTCACCGGCTTTGTGGGAGGGAAAAATCGTCCTGCACCTATGGGTCCTGGTGAAGCGGAACGCATTCTTTCGTTGATGGAAACCCGTCAGGAACAGCCCCGTCCCAAGTTCAATTTCGACCGCGGCGACGAGGTCCGGGTCATTGATGGCCCCTTCGGCGGTTTCAACGGCGTGGTGGAAGAGGTCAATTACGACAAGGGCAAGCTCAAAGTGTCCGTGTCCATTTTCGGCCGCCAGACGCCGGTGGAACTCGATTTCATCCAGGTGACCAAGGGCTGA
- the secE gene encoding preprotein translocase subunit SecE produces MARFAAFRDYLLLSRVELRKVSWPNWKETRTTSMVVLGFVAVMAILLGVVDLILSSVVRLILA; encoded by the coding sequence ATGGCGCGCTTTGCTGCATTCAGGGATTATCTTCTCCTGTCTCGCGTTGAGCTGCGCAAGGTCAGCTGGCCCAACTGGAAAGAAACCCGTACCACCAGCATGGTGGTGCTCGGCTTTGTTGCCGTCATGGCCATCCTTCTCGGAGTGGTGGATCTCATCCTTTCCAGTGTGGTTCGTCTGATCCTTGCCTAA